The Pseudomonas sp. S06B 330 genome contains the following window.
CATGGAGTGCGGGTAGACCTTGTCGATGATGAACTCCATCAACAGCAGCTCCGCCGACAGGGCAAACATCGCCACCACCACGTAGCCGGAAAAGGTCGCCAGAATCGCCGGGAATTGCCCGATGGCCACCTCCGTGTAGCTGCTCAGGCTGCCCGCGCGAGGGATCATCAAGGCCAGTTCGGAGAACGAGCAGGCATAACTCAACGCCAACAACCAGGCCAGGGCCAAGGGTACGATAAAGCCTGGACCGGCGATGCCGACGCCTTGCAGCATCAGCACCATCACGCCCTGGGACACGACCAGGCCGATGGCCACCGCCAACAACGCGGTCAGACCGAGTTTTTTGCTACTTGCAGGTGGCGCCAGGGCACCGGTGGACACGCTTGCATTGCTGCTCATTGGTTGCTCCGTTTTGTTTTTGTATTTTTCGATAACAGAGTGGGGCTGCTGTGCAGCCCATCGCCGACAAGGCCGGCTCCTACAATGGCCATTCCCTCAGCCGCGCAACTGAATCCAGGTGGTCTTGAGTTGCGTGTACTTATCGAACGAATGCAGCGACAAGTCGCGGCCAAAACCCGATTGTTTGCCGCCACCAAAGGGCACCGTGACATCCAGGGCATCGACGGTGTTGACCGACACGGTCCCGGCGTTCAGACGTCGAGCCACGCGGTGGGCACGGTTCAAATCGTCAGTCCACACGGATGCCGCCAGGCCATAGATGTGATCGTTGGCCAAGGCAATCGCCTGGTCTTCGTCATCGAAGACGCTAACCGCCAGCACCGGGCCGAAGACTTCTTCGCGGGCCAGGGTCATGTCGGCGGTGACACCGGTGAAGATCGTCGGCTCGATGAAATTGTCCGAACCGTCGAAGCTCAACTGACGGCCGCCACGGACCAGTTGTGCGCCCTCGCCCTGGGCTTGTTCGATGTACTGCACGATCCGTTGGGTCTGGCGCGCATCAACAATGGCGCCAGCACGGCTGGTGGGGTTCAGCGGATTGCCGGGTTGCCACTGGCGGGCTTTTTCGACCAGGCGCTCAACGAACGCATCGGCAATCGAACGCTGCACCAGCAACCGCGAGTTGGCCGAACAGACTTCACCCTGGTTAAAGAAGATGCCAAAGGCCGCCTTTTCGGCCGCAAGGTCAAGGTCCTGGCAATCGGCGAACACCAGGTTCGGGCTCTTGCCGCCACACTCCAGCCAGACCTGCTTGAGGTTCGACTGCGCTGCGTATTGCATAAAGTACTTGCCCACTTCGGTGGAGCCGGTGAACACCAGCGCATCAACATCGTTATGCAGACCCAGCGCACGACCCGCCTCCTCACCCAGGCCTGGGACGACGTTGAGCACGCCCGCTGGAACACCGGCTTGCAAGGCAAGTTCGGCCAACCGCAGTGCTGAGAACGGCGATTGCTCCGCCGGTTTGAGTACCACGCTGTTGCCAGCCGCCAGGGCCGGGGCCAGTTTCCAGGCGGCCATGTCCAGTGGGAAGTTCCACGGCACCACGGCGCCAATCACCCCCAAAGGCACACGGGTGATGGTTGCCAGAACATTGCTGGCCGTCGGTGCCACCTGGTCATACAGCTTGTCGAGGCTTTCGCCGTACCAGGCAAACACATGCGCGGCGCCGGGCACATCGATGTTCCAGGCATCCATCACCGGTTTGCCCATGCTCAGCGAATCGAGCAGCGCCAGTTCATCACGGTGTTCCAGCATCAGTTGCGACAGGCGCAGCAGCACCACCTTGCGCTCGCTCGGGGCCATTTTGGCCCAAGGACCGTGTTCGAATGCACGACGGGCACTGCTGACGGCCAGGTCGACTTCGGCCTGGCCACAGGCAACCACCCGGGCCAGCACGCTGTTGTTGGCCGGGTTGATTACTTCAATACGCGCATCGTTTTGTGCCTGGCAGGGCTTACCCTCAATCAACGCGGTGTCGATCAGTCGCTGTTGCTTTGCCAGGGTTGTCCAGTGGTTTAAATCGGTCACTGCAGACTCCTTATTGTTATCGGGTCTTGGAGCATCAAGGGGTACAGAGGTAAGCCGCGAGGCGGTCCATCAAGTGGTCACAGGCGGCCATTTGCGCGACGCTGACGAATTCGTCGGGCTTATGCCCTTGCTCCATGCTGCCGGGGCCGCAGACCACCGCCGGGATCCCGGCCTGGTCGAACAAGCCGCCTTCAGTACCAAAGGCCACCGTGCTGAACTCATCGCTGCCGCACAGTTGTGC
Protein-coding sequences here:
- a CDS encoding aldehyde dehydrogenase; translation: MTDLNHWTTLAKQQRLIDTALIEGKPCQAQNDARIEVINPANNSVLARVVACGQAEVDLAVSSARRAFEHGPWAKMAPSERKVVLLRLSQLMLEHRDELALLDSLSMGKPVMDAWNIDVPGAAHVFAWYGESLDKLYDQVAPTASNVLATITRVPLGVIGAVVPWNFPLDMAAWKLAPALAAGNSVVLKPAEQSPFSALRLAELALQAGVPAGVLNVVPGLGEEAGRALGLHNDVDALVFTGSTEVGKYFMQYAAQSNLKQVWLECGGKSPNLVFADCQDLDLAAEKAAFGIFFNQGEVCSANSRLLVQRSIADAFVERLVEKARQWQPGNPLNPTSRAGAIVDARQTQRIVQYIEQAQGEGAQLVRGGRQLSFDGSDNFIEPTIFTGVTADMTLAREEVFGPVLAVSVFDDEDQAIALANDHIYGLAASVWTDDLNRAHRVARRLNAGTVSVNTVDALDVTVPFGGGKQSGFGRDLSLHSFDKYTQLKTTWIQLRG